One genomic region from Bacillota bacterium encodes:
- a CDS encoding L,D-transpeptidase family protein, translated as MHIVIDVPSRQLHLYGSNTVLNSFPIAVGKPATPTPPGTYTIVEKVPYPGGVFGTRWLGLSRRYYGIHGTNAPWLIGQAVSNGCIRMYNHDVEYVYDRVDTGTEVRILNQALVSNPGPGGTYIVQPGDSLWLIANEHNTTVDALAAANYLSPPYTIYPGQKLYLGSTETNAAE; from the coding sequence ATGCATATTGTTATTGATGTGCCGAGCCGACAATTACATCTTTATGGAAGTAACACCGTGCTAAATAGCTTCCCTATTGCCGTGGGCAAACCCGCCACCCCCACACCCCCGGGAACCTACACTATTGTGGAAAAGGTTCCCTACCCCGGCGGGGTGTTCGGCACCAGGTGGTTGGGACTGTCGCGGCGTTATTACGGCATTCACGGCACTAATGCTCCTTGGCTCATCGGTCAAGCAGTGTCCAATGGGTGTATCCGCATGTATAACCACGATGTGGAATATGTGTATGACCGGGTGGATACCGGTACTGAAGTACGGATCTTGAACCAGGCACTTGTCTCCAATCCGGGCCCAGGCGGAACCTATATAGTCCAGCCCGGCGACTCTTTATGGCTGATTGCTAATGAACATAATACCACTGTTGATGCTCTGGCCGCTGCCAATTATTTAAGCCCGCCTTATACTATTTATCCGGGGCAAAAGCTTTATCTAGGTAGCACGGAAACCAACGCTGCTGAATA